From Bacteroidota bacterium, the proteins below share one genomic window:
- a CDS encoding NAD kinase, producing MIVAVYSRDLSKGLSKETFLKVVTYLEGLSAEIIVHESVVESLISTKISFEHFKVFSHFTKDSEKIPDLLISIGGDGTILDTLMIVRDTGIPVLGINTGRLGFLAAISPENVEKAIDAYMKGAFVIDERTVLELKTSKEFFTFNYALNDFVINKRDSSSMIKVHTYLNGEYFNSYWADGLICSTPTGSTGYNLSCGGAILHPKSESFAITPIAPHNLNVRPFVIPDDHILAFEVEGRSTAFLASLDARSVSITQDTQIAVKKADFKFNLARLKGENFMTTLRNKMMWGLDARN from the coding sequence ATGATAGTAGCAGTCTATTCGCGTGATTTGTCAAAGGGCTTATCAAAGGAAACTTTTCTCAAAGTAGTTACTTATTTAGAAGGTTTGTCTGCCGAGATTATTGTTCATGAGAGTGTTGTGGAGTCGCTTATTTCCACAAAAATAAGTTTTGAGCATTTTAAAGTGTTTTCACATTTTACCAAAGACAGCGAAAAAATCCCTGATTTACTGATTAGTATTGGCGGTGATGGAACAATACTCGATACTTTAATGATTGTGAGAGATACCGGTATTCCTGTTTTGGGAATTAATACGGGCAGATTGGGTTTTTTGGCAGCTATTTCACCGGAAAACGTTGAAAAAGCTATTGATGCATACATGAAAGGTGCTTTTGTTATAGATGAAAGGACGGTGCTTGAACTCAAGACTTCGAAGGAGTTTTTCACTTTTAATTATGCGCTCAATGACTTTGTAATCAACAAGCGCGACAGCTCCAGCATGATCAAAGTTCATACCTACTTAAATGGGGAATATTTTAATTCCTATTGGGCAGATGGGCTGATTTGTTCTACTCCCACCGGCAGTACCGGATATAATTTAAGCTGTGGTGGTGCAATTCTTCATCCCAAGAGTGAAAGTTTTGCCATTACACCTATTGCGCCTCATAACTTAAACGTGCGTCCTTTTGTAATTCCTGATGACCATATTCTGGCTTTTGAAGTAGAGGGTAGAAGTACTGCATTTCTGGCAAGTTTGGATGCACGGTCTGTGTCTATTACTCAAGATACACAGATTGCGGTCAAAAAAGCAGATTTTAAATTCAATCTGGCAAGGCTCAAAGGTGAAAACTTCATGACCACACTCAGAAATAAAATGATGTGGGGCTTAGATGCACGAAATTAA
- a CDS encoding acyl-CoA desaturase produces MQFKAIKFNKNNQPEFFNELKLRVNNYFEEHKIPTTANLNMKIKTVFMILLYLVPLVVMLSGVITNVWMMFLMWLLMGFGFAGVGLSIMHDANHGAYSKNKNVNNMLSLMLNLAGGYHINWRIQHNVLHHSFTNIFGYDEDIEKAILRMTPDQKYRKFHKFQVLYAPLLYAIMTFYWVFSKDFEQLVRYNKKGLLKSQGKTFTRAFWELIATKVVYLVLTLVLPMLILPFAWWQIFLGFLLMHVIGGLSLALIFQTAHVNEDTDFFIPNEDGDSVDNSWAIHQIKTTSNFAHGSTVFSWYIGGLNYQIEHHLFPGICHIHYKNLSPIVKQTAEEFNLPYYQSKTFAGAIFSHFRLLYRLGKNAA; encoded by the coding sequence ATGCAATTCAAAGCAATTAAATTTAATAAAAACAATCAACCTGAATTTTTTAATGAACTGAAATTAAGAGTCAATAACTATTTTGAAGAACATAAAATTCCAACAACTGCCAATCTGAATATGAAAATTAAAACGGTATTTATGATACTGTTATATTTAGTCCCTCTCGTTGTAATGCTTTCCGGTGTTATCACCAATGTGTGGATGATGTTCTTGATGTGGCTGCTCATGGGATTTGGATTTGCAGGAGTAGGGTTGTCAATCATGCACGATGCTAATCATGGAGCCTATTCCAAGAATAAAAATGTAAATAATATGCTGAGTTTGATGTTGAATTTAGCGGGGGGATATCATATTAATTGGCGTATTCAACACAATGTATTGCATCATTCTTTTACCAATATTTTTGGATATGATGAAGATATTGAGAAAGCTATCCTGAGAATGACTCCAGACCAGAAGTATCGCAAGTTTCATAAATTTCAAGTCTTGTATGCACCCTTGCTCTATGCAATTATGACTTTCTATTGGGTGTTTTCTAAGGATTTTGAACAATTGGTGCGATACAACAAGAAAGGGTTGTTGAAATCACAAGGTAAAACATTTACAAGAGCATTTTGGGAATTAATAGCAACTAAGGTTGTTTATCTTGTGCTGACATTGGTGCTGCCCATGCTGATTTTGCCTTTTGCTTGGTGGCAGATTTTTCTTGGATTTTTACTGATGCATGTTATCGGAGGTTTGAGTTTAGCATTGATTTTTCAAACTGCACACGTTAATGAAGATACCGACTTTTTTATTCCTAATGAAGACGGGGATAGTGTGGACAATAGCTGGGCAATACATCAGATTAAAACTACTTCTAATTTTGCTCATGGAAGTACCGTTTTTTCATGGTATATAGGTGGGTTGAATTATCAAATCGAACATCATCTGTTTCCCGGGATTTGTCATATCCACTATAAAAATTTATCACCGATAGTGAAGCAAACGGCAGAAGAATTTAATCTTCCTTATTATCAATCAAAAACGTTTGCAGGGGCGATTTTCAGCCATTTCAGATTGTTATATAGATTAGGCAAAAATGCAGCTTGA
- a CDS encoding cytochrome c biogenesis protein codes for MPKLTWWKFLAIALMIYTLIGGLLINVPTDVGMLDQTIRNLFYHVPMWFSMILLLLGSWIYSIMYLNSMNINHHRWAYALGIVGTLAGFCGIFTGMLWANSTWGTPWTRDPKLNGAAVGLLIYVAYWLLSKSVADPFKSRKLSAIYNVFVYPVFIALIVIIPKLSDFSIHPGSGDTVGFNQYDLNQNMRYVFYPAIMGWSLLFLWIASLKVRIDKIETDINHSQELNS; via the coding sequence ATGCCAAAACTTACGTGGTGGAAGTTTCTCGCTATCGCCCTAATGATTTACACACTGATTGGGGGACTTTTAATAAATGTGCCCACAGATGTCGGAATGTTAGACCAAACGATTCGTAATCTTTTTTATCATGTTCCTATGTGGTTCTCTATGATACTGCTGTTGTTGGGTTCGTGGATATACAGCATTATGTACCTTAATTCCATGAATATAAATCATCACAGATGGGCTTATGCGCTCGGCATAGTAGGTACCTTGGCTGGTTTTTGTGGAATTTTTACCGGAATGTTATGGGCTAATTCAACTTGGGGTACTCCATGGACGCGCGACCCTAAGCTAAATGGAGCTGCCGTGGGTTTGCTGATATATGTGGCTTATTGGCTGTTGAGTAAGTCTGTTGCCGATCCGTTTAAGTCAAGAAAATTATCCGCTATTTATAATGTCTTTGTTTATCCTGTTTTTATTGCACTGATTGTGATTATTCCCAAACTCTCTGACTTTTCGATTCACCCCGGAAGTGGTGATACTGTTGGATTTAACCAATATGACCTCAACCAAAATATGAGATATGTATTTTATCCTGCCATTATGGGTTGGTCTTTGTTATTTCTGTGGATAGCAAGTTTGAAAGTACGAATAGATAAAATTGAAACCGATATTAACCATTCTCAAGAACTAAACTCATGA
- a CDS encoding cytochrome c maturation protein CcmE: protein MKLGHIITIIVLGVVLAVVLSFYGDRSYYVTFEQAEVFAAKKSQKDYHVVVKIDKDKPQEYDPIKDPNYFSFYGTDTLGVERQIVYNGAKPTDLDRTDKIVVIGKAEGDYFHAVDILKKCPSKYEAEGVK from the coding sequence ATGAAACTGGGGCATATAATCACTATTATTGTTCTTGGTGTTGTATTGGCCGTTGTGTTGAGTTTCTACGGAGACAGAAGTTACTATGTTACTTTTGAACAAGCCGAGGTGTTTGCTGCCAAAAAATCACAAAAGGATTATCATGTTGTGGTCAAAATTGACAAAGACAAACCCCAGGAATATGACCCTATAAAGGACCCCAATTATTTTTCTTTTTATGGTACTGACACTTTGGGAGTAGAAAGACAAATTGTATATAACGGTGCAAAACCAACAGATTTGGATAGAACAGATAAGATTGTGGTGATAGGAAAAGCGGAAGGAGATTATTTTCATGCAGTGGATATTCTCAAAAAATGTCCTTCTAAGTATGAAGCAGAAGGTGTAAAGTAA
- the ccsA gene encoding cytochrome c biogenesis protein CcsA gives MEQVKFVGEHLFFGNLGNIAVVSAFVFAALAFLGFYFKEKNNDEQWGRIGKISLWIHSASVLAIFVILYWLIHGHYYEYQYVWKHSSNTLPSYYMISCFWEGQEGSFLLWMFWHVLLALIIFLRPTKLSFGAIAVIMLAQVVLASMLLGIQVLGMKIGSSPFALLRDVQPEILNIPRLQMIGKENYLSLITDGSGLNPLLQNYWMVIHPPTLFLGFAAMTIPFAYMISAFWKKDQTSWIRPMIPWALFSVMILGAGIIMGGFWAYESLSFGGYWAWDPVENASLMPWIMMIAVIHLLLVLKNTGQYQVLTIMLICFSFFLVLYATFLTRSGVLGEASVHSFTDLGLSGQLLLFIFMFIFLAVYASINNKRNALIFLGICFVIVAFNLLSAKYKWVSTPVLNSFNLVALIGFIFWWAKELMAIYPSKKVEDNIWSREFWMFIGSLVLLLSAFQIIFYTSAPVFNKLFSLHLAVNKPEFYNKFQLPFVIVITLISGFGQYYNYRHTDKRTFWKNQLIPIVIALIVGCVLFFAWKMYYFNYALMLFLSVYTIVANLIYLVKNLKGKIKIGGASIAHAGFGLMMIGVLASSVNKEVLTFNNINRKFIDDSDNEKAADFNRENMLLRKGDTVRIANYLVYYDTVSNIPPDKYFHVHWLRTNERGEIVEKFTLKPNAQNNPKMGGLISSPDTRHYLSHDIYTHVNHESGLETAEEFKNFKRDTVLAGQSFTTSSGTVKVTVENVENFKSEDGKQIRVVANLEVQSLGKIEKIPASMIINLDNNKIEYEDAQSNEAGFLGRLLSIVPSHNMELVISTAERKPIFDYIIMKAVKFPWVNLLWSGTILLTIGFSLSIAQRIKEMKKWKPET, from the coding sequence ATGGAACAAGTTAAATTTGTAGGGGAGCATTTATTCTTTGGAAACTTAGGAAATATTGCTGTTGTTAGTGCTTTTGTCTTTGCTGCATTAGCATTTCTGGGTTTTTATTTTAAAGAAAAAAATAATGATGAACAGTGGGGGAGAATTGGTAAGATTTCACTCTGGATTCATTCTGCCTCAGTACTCGCAATATTTGTCATACTGTATTGGCTGATTCATGGTCATTACTACGAATACCAATATGTCTGGAAACACTCGTCCAACACATTGCCAAGCTATTACATGATTTCATGTTTCTGGGAAGGACAGGAAGGTAGTTTTCTACTCTGGATGTTCTGGCATGTTTTACTTGCATTGATAATTTTTCTACGTCCTACCAAATTGAGCTTTGGAGCCATAGCCGTGATTATGTTGGCGCAGGTTGTGTTGGCATCTATGCTGTTAGGGATTCAAGTTTTGGGAATGAAAATAGGAAGTAGTCCTTTCGCATTACTCAGAGATGTGCAGCCCGAAATTCTTAATATTCCTAGATTACAGATGATTGGTAAGGAAAATTATCTTTCTCTCATTACGGATGGTTCAGGATTAAACCCTTTGTTACAAAATTATTGGATGGTTATTCATCCACCTACTCTGTTTCTTGGTTTTGCTGCCATGACCATTCCTTTTGCCTACATGATTTCTGCGTTCTGGAAAAAAGACCAGACTTCATGGATTAGACCCATGATACCATGGGCTTTGTTTTCTGTGATGATTCTGGGTGCAGGCATTATCATGGGTGGTTTTTGGGCTTATGAATCTTTGAGTTTTGGCGGTTATTGGGCTTGGGACCCCGTTGAAAATGCTTCGCTCATGCCTTGGATAATGATGATTGCCGTGATTCATTTATTGCTTGTGCTCAAAAATACCGGACAGTATCAAGTACTGACCATTATGTTGATATGCTTCTCGTTTTTTCTTGTACTTTACGCAACATTCCTTACTAGAAGCGGTGTGTTGGGTGAAGCAAGTGTACACTCTTTTACAGACTTAGGACTATCAGGGCAGTTATTGTTGTTTATTTTCATGTTTATTTTTCTGGCTGTGTATGCTTCAATTAACAATAAACGGAACGCATTGATATTTCTGGGTATTTGTTTTGTTATTGTTGCATTTAATCTGTTATCTGCAAAATATAAATGGGTTTCTACACCTGTTTTGAATTCATTCAACCTTGTGGCTTTGATTGGGTTTATTTTTTGGTGGGCAAAAGAGTTGATGGCGATTTATCCAAGTAAAAAAGTGGAAGATAATATATGGAGCAGAGAGTTCTGGATGTTTATCGGATCATTGGTGCTATTGTTATCTGCATTTCAAATTATTTTTTATACTTCAGCACCTGTTTTTAATAAACTGTTTAGCTTGCATTTGGCTGTAAACAAGCCTGAGTTCTACAATAAATTTCAATTACCGTTTGTCATTGTCATTACTTTGATTTCAGGCTTTGGACAATACTATAATTACCGACATACTGACAAAAGAACTTTTTGGAAAAATCAGCTTATCCCCATTGTGATTGCACTGATTGTGGGGTGCGTCCTCTTCTTTGCATGGAAGATGTACTACTTCAACTACGCACTCATGTTGTTTCTGTCAGTTTATACCATTGTAGCCAATCTGATTTATCTGGTTAAGAATCTCAAAGGTAAAATTAAGATTGGAGGTGCTTCCATTGCTCATGCAGGGTTTGGTTTGATGATGATAGGTGTATTGGCTTCATCTGTCAACAAAGAGGTACTGACCTTTAACAATATCAACCGTAAATTTATTGATGATAGTGATAATGAAAAAGCTGCGGACTTTAATCGCGAAAATATGCTGCTCCGCAAGGGAGATACTGTTCGCATTGCAAACTATTTGGTTTATTATGATACTGTAAGTAATATTCCTCCGGACAAATACTTTCATGTACATTGGTTAAGAACAAATGAAAGAGGAGAAATTGTAGAAAAATTCACGCTAAAACCCAATGCCCAAAATAATCCCAAAATGGGAGGACTTATTTCCAGTCCCGATACAAGACACTATCTGAGTCATGACATTTATACGCACGTCAATCATGAAAGTGGATTGGAAACTGCGGAAGAATTTAAGAATTTCAAGCGCGACACAGTGCTTGCCGGTCAGTCATTTACCACAAGTTCAGGGACGGTAAAGGTAACAGTGGAAAATGTTGAAAATTTTAAGAGTGAGGATGGTAAACAAATTCGTGTGGTAGCAAACCTTGAAGTACAGTCATTGGGGAAAATTGAAAAAATACCTGCCAGCATGATCATTAACCTTGACAATAACAAGATTGAATATGAAGATGCTCAGTCTAACGAAGCCGGTTTTTTGGGTAGGTTGCTTTCAATTGTGCCTTCTCACAATATGGAGTTGGTAATTTCTACTGCTGAACGTAAACCAATTTTTGATTATATCATTATGAAGGCTGTTAAATTCCCTTGGGTTAATCTACTCTGGAGCGGTACTATTTTACTCACAATCGGTTTTTCATTGAGTATTGCACAAAGGATTAAAGAAATGAAAAAGTGGAAACCGGAAACCTAA
- a CDS encoding DUF2520 domain-containing protein, with the protein METGNLNSTFVMVGSGNMAFSLGKALVDKGHVALGVVSRNPNTGKELASILHSDFMAEFPNNVNPDYVFLCVADSQIGEATAMFTHLLDAVVCHCSGSTGLNIIAHKVKKAGVLYPLQSFNKRVFVDWSKVPVLVEGTSPEIADKIMLLAGSLSSNIVLCDSDKRLHYHLAAVIVNNFTNHLMALSQGYCTQNQLDFSKLQPLLIETLRRVQTANAHDLQTGPAVRNDSITIKKHLELLADNPQLKEVYEILTKSIAENRGGN; encoded by the coding sequence GTGGAAACCGGAAACCTAAATAGCACTTTTGTGATGGTTGGCTCAGGGAATATGGCGTTTTCTCTGGGAAAAGCCTTGGTTGATAAGGGGCATGTTGCACTTGGAGTTGTTTCAAGAAATCCAAATACAGGAAAGGAACTTGCAAGTATCTTGCACTCTGATTTTATGGCTGAGTTTCCAAACAACGTAAATCCTGACTATGTTTTTCTTTGTGTTGCTGATTCACAAATAGGAGAAGCAACCGCTATGTTTACTCATTTGTTAGATGCTGTTGTGTGCCATTGTAGTGGTTCAACCGGATTGAATATCATAGCTCATAAAGTCAAAAAAGCCGGTGTGTTATATCCTTTACAGTCTTTCAACAAACGTGTTTTTGTGGACTGGAGCAAAGTTCCGGTATTGGTTGAAGGCACAAGCCCCGAAATCGCAGATAAAATCATGTTGCTTGCCGGTTCGCTTAGTTCAAATATTGTACTTTGTGATTCTGACAAACGTTTGCATTACCATCTGGCTGCGGTGATTGTCAATAATTTTACAAATCATCTCATGGCACTTTCGCAGGGGTATTGTACTCAAAACCAACTTGATTTCTCTAAACTTCAACCATTGCTTATTGAAACGCTTAGACGTGTTCAAACAGCTAATGCACATGATTTACAAACCGGTCCTGCTGTACGCAATGATAGCATTACCATCAAAAAACATCTGGAACTATTAGCAGATAATCCTCAGTTAAAGGAAGTCTATGAGATTTTAACCAAATCTATTGCTGAAAATAGGGGAGGAAATTAA
- a CDS encoding rRNA pseudouridine synthase codes for MNNKARRTSSSKNEKSTFKKSDSKKEFKDNNKSNARAPRFSKDRNEDKPYSELREYKKPSRGFASKSNDKPNREKPSRDSYPTKRINNKNVKSVRSPRFSKVRDEEKPYSESREYKKPSRGFASKSNDRVYHEKPLRESFAKRKPYADKEEKEFRKSRYADNTKDSRFSHSRDHKKPFDKKKSYGKDNFNKKYKDEDNADEHMKFEWPIRLNRYISNAGICARREADKLIVDGLVTVNGTVVTELGSKVNKRDIVKYKGNKILPEKPIYILMNKPKNYITSTKDESDRQTVMDLISDEIDVRVYPIGRLDRKTSGVLLLTNDGELAQKLTHPAFEVKKIYEVTLEKEISNEELAQLADGIELEDGFIHADEIALANTIEKNVVGIEIHSGKNRIVRRMFEHIGHTVVKLDRVMFGPFTKKGVERGKYRFLKNAEIAQLKRAKKKLS; via the coding sequence ATGAACAACAAAGCTCGAAGAACTTCTTCTTCAAAAAACGAAAAGAGTACTTTTAAAAAGTCAGATTCAAAAAAAGAATTTAAAGACAATAATAAATCTAATGCTCGCGCCCCACGTTTTTCAAAAGATAGAAACGAAGATAAACCCTATTCTGAATTAAGAGAGTACAAAAAACCTTCGCGCGGATTTGCGTCTAAGTCAAATGACAAGCCGAATCGAGAAAAGCCCTCGAGAGATTCATATCCTACTAAAAGAATCAATAATAAGAACGTAAAAAGTGTTCGCTCCCCCCGTTTTTCAAAAGTTAGAGACGAAGAAAAACCTTATTCTGAATCAAGAGAGTACAAAAAACCTTCACGCGGGTTTGCATCTAAGTCAAATGACAGAGTATATCACGAGAAACCTTTAAGAGAGTCTTTTGCCAAAAGGAAACCCTATGCAGACAAAGAAGAAAAAGAATTCAGAAAATCTCGTTATGCTGATAACACAAAGGACTCAAGATTTTCACATTCCAGAGACCACAAAAAACCATTTGACAAGAAGAAATCCTACGGAAAAGACAACTTTAATAAAAAATACAAAGACGAAGACAACGCAGACGAACACATGAAATTTGAATGGCCCATTCGTCTGAATCGATACATTTCAAATGCCGGAATTTGTGCAAGAAGAGAAGCCGACAAACTGATTGTAGATGGACTTGTTACCGTTAATGGCACTGTGGTTACAGAGCTTGGGAGCAAAGTCAACAAACGCGATATAGTGAAATATAAAGGCAATAAGATACTACCCGAAAAGCCTATATATATTCTGATGAATAAGCCCAAGAACTATATTACAAGCACCAAAGACGAATCGGACAGACAAACAGTAATGGACTTAATTTCCGATGAAATTGATGTTCGAGTATATCCAATCGGAAGATTAGACCGCAAAACTTCAGGCGTGTTATTGCTTACAAATGATGGAGAATTAGCCCAAAAGCTTACCCATCCTGCGTTTGAAGTAAAAAAAATATATGAGGTAACACTCGAAAAAGAAATTAGCAACGAAGAACTTGCGCAACTTGCAGACGGAATAGAACTCGAAGACGGTTTTATTCATGCAGATGAAATTGCTTTGGCAAATACCATAGAAAAAAATGTTGTTGGAATTGAAATCCACAGTGGCAAAAACCGTATTGTCAGAAGAATGTTTGAACACATCGGACATACAGTGGTCAAGTTAGATAGGGTCATGTTTGGACCCTTTACTAAAAAAGGAGTCGAACGAGGCAAATACCGTTTTTTGAAAAATGCAGAAATAGCGCAGTTGAAAAGAGCTAAGAAAAAGTTGTCTTAA
- a CDS encoding aminodeoxychorismate synthase component I, translated as MEREHFKELFSEYLQAEQPFIFVIDYSCNSPVLYKPEEAAALGIFFDFKGKSNGTQYEVQKKINLEHFPISKEVFAQKFNTVLDYLNNGYTYLLNLTFSSKINANLSLMDIFQLSDAPYKLLFQNKFVVFSPECFIKIQGEQIFTYPMKGTIDASIANAANKLLNNKKEEWEHNTIVDLLRNDLAMIAEDITVSRYRFIDHIKTHKGEILQTSSEISGKLPTDWRNHFADNLFKILPAGSITGAPKKKTIEIINECEIDSRGYYTGVFGFFDGKNIDSAVAIRFIENKDKQFYFRSGGGITSNSSLEDEYKELIQKIYIPAPL; from the coding sequence ATGGAAAGGGAACATTTTAAAGAACTTTTTTCAGAATATCTGCAAGCAGAACAGCCATTCATTTTTGTGATAGACTATTCATGTAACTCACCCGTGTTGTATAAGCCGGAAGAAGCTGCCGCATTAGGAATTTTCTTTGACTTCAAAGGCAAGAGCAACGGAACTCAATATGAGGTACAGAAAAAAATCAACTTAGAACATTTTCCAATATCAAAAGAAGTTTTTGCACAGAAGTTTAACACTGTACTTGATTACCTAAACAACGGATATACCTATTTGCTCAATCTGACTTTCTCTTCGAAAATCAATGCCAATCTCAGTTTGATGGATATTTTTCAGCTATCGGATGCACCGTACAAACTGTTGTTTCAGAACAAATTCGTAGTCTTTTCTCCTGAGTGTTTTATCAAAATACAAGGTGAACAAATTTTTACATACCCAATGAAAGGCACTATAGATGCAAGCATAGCGAATGCCGCAAATAAATTGCTGAACAACAAAAAAGAAGAATGGGAACACAACACAATTGTTGACCTTCTACGCAACGACTTAGCTATGATTGCAGAAGATATAACAGTTTCAAGGTATAGGTTTATTGACCATATCAAAACACACAAAGGCGAAATACTTCAAACCAGTTCAGAAATAAGCGGAAAACTACCTACGGATTGGCGCAATCATTTTGCCGATAATTTATTCAAAATATTACCGGCAGGTTCCATCACAGGTGCACCAAAAAAGAAAACGATTGAGATAATAAATGAATGTGAAATAGACTCGCGTGGCTATTACACGGGTGTTTTTGGTTTTTTTGACGGCAAAAACATTGACAGTGCAGTTGCCATACGATTTATAGAAAACAAAGACAAACAATTCTATTTCAGGAGTGGCGGAGGCATCACTTCCAACAGTAGTTTGGAAGATGAATACAAAGAACTAATCCAAAAAATCTATATCCCAGCCCCATTATAA
- a CDS encoding aminodeoxychorismate/anthranilate synthase component II — translation MNVLLIDNYDSFTFNIVNLLRSFRDCSFEVIKSDKVTLEDLLQFDKIIISPGPGKSTEFPAIEKAIHHCIQIQKPLLGICLGHQAICEYFGGQLFRMDKPVHGHKKMININTTSALFHDLAQQIEVGLYHSWAIKTESLPESLQILGTTDEGLLMAVKHKEYNIYGIQFHPESFLTSCGNSIIRNFLNLNYGKGTF, via the coding sequence ATGAATGTACTGCTGATTGACAACTATGATTCATTTACCTTCAACATTGTCAATTTGTTGCGCTCATTCAGAGATTGCAGTTTTGAAGTTATCAAATCCGACAAAGTAACACTTGAAGATTTATTGCAATTTGACAAGATAATCATCTCACCGGGACCGGGTAAATCAACCGAGTTTCCTGCCATTGAAAAGGCTATTCATCATTGCATACAAATCCAAAAACCACTACTCGGAATTTGCTTGGGACATCAAGCAATTTGCGAATATTTTGGCGGACAGTTATTCCGAATGGACAAGCCCGTTCACGGACATAAAAAAATGATTAACATTAACACTACCTCTGCCCTTTTCCATGACTTAGCACAACAGATTGAAGTTGGATTATATCATTCATGGGCAATCAAAACAGAATCTCTGCCTGAAAGTTTGCAAATATTGGGAACCACCGATGAGGGATTATTAATGGCTGTCAAACACAAGGAATACAACATCTATGGAATTCAGTTTCATCCTGAATCTTTTTTAACGTCTTGTGGTAATAGTATCATCCGAAATTTTTTGAATCTTAATTATGGAAAGGGAACATTTTAA
- a CDS encoding exodeoxyribonuclease III, with protein MKVMTYNVNGIRAAMNKGVINFLQDKSPDILCLQEIKATEDQIPIDAFTNLGYHCHWYPAQKKGYSGTAILSKVQPHNINLGCGHELYDSEGRVIRADYKDFSVISAYFPSGSSGDIRQEVKMNFLTYFLNYVNKLKKEFPRLLICGDYNICHRPIDIHDPIGNKNSSGFLPEEREWMDTFFESGFIDTFRRFHVEPQQYSWWSYRAGARARNKGWRIDYISASESLHDHLTSACLLPEYNHSDHCAAMTELKF; from the coding sequence ATGAAAGTGATGACCTATAATGTCAACGGAATAAGAGCGGCTATGAATAAGGGGGTTATAAACTTTTTGCAAGACAAATCTCCTGATATTCTTTGCTTGCAAGAGATTAAAGCCACAGAAGACCAAATTCCTATTGATGCATTTACCAATCTCGGGTATCATTGTCATTGGTACCCGGCACAAAAAAAAGGCTACAGCGGAACGGCTATACTAAGTAAGGTGCAACCTCACAATATTAACTTAGGGTGTGGGCATGAGTTATATGATAGTGAAGGCAGGGTAATAAGAGCAGATTACAAAGATTTTTCAGTCATCAGCGCATACTTTCCATCCGGTTCAAGCGGAGATATAAGGCAAGAAGTGAAAATGAACTTTTTGACATATTTTCTTAATTATGTGAACAAGCTAAAAAAAGAGTTTCCCAGACTGCTCATCTGCGGAGATTACAATATATGCCACCGCCCAATTGACATTCATGACCCGATAGGAAACAAGAACAGTAGCGGCTTTCTTCCTGAGGAGCGCGAATGGATGGATACTTTTTTTGAATCAGGATTTATAGATACTTTCAGACGCTTTCATGTAGAGCCACAGCAATATTCATGGTGGAGTTATCGAGCCGGAGCACGGGCACGAAACAAAGGCTGGCGCATTGATTATATCTCGGCAAGTGAATCTTTACACGACCACCTGACAAGTGCTTGCTTATTGCCGGAATACAACCATAGTGACCACTGTGCTGCTATGACAGAATTGAAGTTTTAA